Proteins encoded by one window of Sphaerodactylus townsendi isolate TG3544 linkage group LG04, MPM_Stown_v2.3, whole genome shotgun sequence:
- the OLIG2 gene encoding oligodendrocyte transcription factor 2 has product MDSDASLVSSRPSSPEPDELFVAAARSKSAGGGGGFSGAASSSGGAVSSSTPGESPVELSAELRSAMSAAGVVMVDKLAFKSPSSLSSSSSSSSSSSSSAACKKDKKQMTEPELQQLRLKINSRERKRMHDLNIAMDGLREVMPYAHGPSVRKLSKIATLLLARNYILMLTNSLEEMKRLLSEIYGGHHAAGFHPPPAAACPAGLVGHAAPLPAHPVSHAVHHPILPPAAVSSASLPGAGALAAVTSIRPSHGLLKSPSGAVGPLASGFQHWGGMPCPCSMCQVPAPSHHHVSGMNPAGLSRLTGDAK; this is encoded by the coding sequence ATGGACTCGGACGCGAGCCTGGTGTCGAGCCGTCCTTCCTCACCGGAGCCCGATGAGCTCTTCGTGGCGGCGGCGCGGAGCAAGagcgcgggcggcggcggcggcttctcgGGGGCCGCGTCGTCGTCGGGCGGCGCGGTGTCCAGCTCGACGCCCGGCGAGTCCCCGGTCGAGCTCAGCGCCGAACTGCGCAGCGCCATGAGCGCCGCCGGCGTGGTGATGGTGGACAAGTTGGCCTTCAAGTCGCCCTCGTCGCTGTCCTCGTCGTCCTCATCCtcgtcgtcctcgtcctcgtcggCGGCCTGCAAGAAGGACAAGAAGCAGATGACGGAGCCGgagctgcagcagctgcgcctGAAGATCAACAGCCGCGAGCGCAAGCGGATGCACGACCTGAACATCGCCATGGACGGCCTGCGCGAGGTGATGCCCTACGCGCACGGGCCGTCGGTGCGCAAGCTCTCCAAGATCGCCACCCTGCTGCTGGCGCGCAACTACATCCTCATGCTCACCAACTCGCTGGAGGAGATGAAGCGCCTGCTCAGCGAGATCTACGGGGGCCACCACGCCGCCGGCTTCCACCCTCCGCCCGCCGCCGCCTGCCCCGCCGGCCTGGTGGGCCACGCCGCGCCGCTGCCCGCCCACCCGGTCTCCCACGCCGTGCACCACCCCATCCTGCCCCCGGCCGCCGTCTCCAGCGCCTCCCTGCCCGGCGCCGGCGCCCTGGCCGCCGTCACCTCCATCCGGCCCTCGCATGGCCTGCTCAAGTCGCCCTCCGGCGCCGTTGGCCCCCTGGCCAGCGGCTTCCAGCACTGGGGAGGAATGCCCTGCCCGTGCAGCATGTGCCAGGTGCCCGCGCCCTCGCACCATCACGTCTCCGGTATGAACCCGGCAGGCCTGTCCAGACTCACCGGAGACGCCAAGTGA